The Cicer arietinum cultivar CDC Frontier isolate Library 1 chromosome 1, Cicar.CDCFrontier_v2.0, whole genome shotgun sequence genome contains the following window.
GCAGTCGGAAAACAACCATTATGACGCATAGTTCGAAGCAAAGCAAGAGCTTCCTTATATCTATAACTATCACACAGAAGCCTGATAATAGTATTATAAGTAACAACAGTAGGATTAAATCCCGCATCCTTCATTTCACGAAATAACCTAATCGAAAAATCAACACCTTGTGAAACACCAATAGCTCTAATCGCAATGTTATAAACAACAACATCTAATTTAATACCTTTTCTCTTCATCTCCTGAAACAATTTCACAGCTTTCCATGGTTTTCCACCTTTAGACAAAATATCCATGTAAATGGAATAAGAATGTAGATCCTTTTGAACACCTTTTCTATCCATTTCATCCCAAAACTCCCAACACTTACTCCACCAACCCAACTTATACCAACCACGAAGAACAATATTATAAATCTTAGTATTATTACTACTAACAACAATCCCATCAATTTTCCAAGATAACGTTAGAGTCTTTTGTGTTCCGAAAACCAAATCTTGAGCTTCGAGAACGTGTTTATGATCACACAGAGCGTCAATGAGATTCGAAAAAGAGGTTTCGTCTTTCAAATTAAACTCATTTAAACGTTGGAATGTTTGAACGGCGTCGTCGATGCAGTGAGCAGAGATGTAACGTTTGAACATGACACGGAAGGTGGTGTGGTTGGGGAAAGAATTAGGGTTGTTTTGCATACGGTGGATTAGATTCCAACATTGTTGGAACTCAAAGAATTTACCTAAGATGTCGAGGATTAGGTTATAGGTTTCGGTGGAGTGTGGGAAGTTGAATTCAGTTTGTACCCAGTTGAAGAACTCGAGTGCGCGTTTCCAGTCGTTGTTGAAGGAGATTAGGGTTTCGCGAACGGTTGTTTGATCAAGAACGGGGTATGTAATTGGAACGGGAATTGGGTTATGTGTGGAGAAATTGTTGTGATGAGAGGAATGGGATTGGAAGGGTATGAAGCGAAATCGAAGGAAGCGAGTTGATGAAGATGTAAGAGGAAATGGCCAACGCATTGTTTCGTCTTTCACCGTCTCTGTGCTTGAGGGAGGCGGAGGTCGTTACTCTGCTTTGCTGCCGCCATGGCCATATCCAATCAATATGGGCTCATTTATTTTGGAACAACTTAGGCCCAATAGACGGGTATGTCTTTGCCCACTGGATTGGAGAATCAATAGAGCTCGTCGTTGATCTTCCAAATCCCGATCCGCTTCGTCCCCTCTTTTACCTCCCAGCCCCCAACCATAAGGAAAAGACTATTCTTCCCCTTATTTCATCtataaaaccctaaaaaaagaaaCACTTTCCTTTTTTCACCCATCTCTTCGAAACTCCGAAATATTCGATTCTCCCACCCTACCAAAAATTCGAATCTTTCAAACATTCGAAGTGAAAAAGTAAGGCAACTTTCGAAGtacaaaagtttcgaaagtttcgttaAACTTGAAAGTTTCGAAGTACAAACTTTGGAAATTTTTGAACAATGCGTAACCTTCGAAACGTAAAAGTTTCGAATATTCTGAAAGTTTCGTTTCCAGTGAAAGTTTCGTTTCGggtgaaagtttcgaaatggttttttgggtttttttaaatacttttccatttgtttttaaatacttttccattttgggttttttaaAGCCTCGAAAGTTTCAACTTCaaccaaagtttcgaaagttttggttttttggaaaaattgtatttcgaaactttagttttttttacaaaagtttcaaaaatattgTTGAAATCTCACTTCTGATtgtttcgaaagtttaaaacttcaaatagtaaatttttttgGATAACTTTCGAAAGTGGGGGTGAGAAAAGAGTGTagtaaatttgttaaaaaaatttatataagataaaaaaatggtagattggtcaataaaaaaatatgaagggGTGAGAGGTAAAGCTGTGGGGGTGCACGGTACATTCCTCCTTTTTCATTGTATTAAACCGGACGCTAGCCCATTATATGAGAACATGTCGATGGTTTAGCTGCGGAGATCCTTCACCTTTTCCATTGGTCTTTGCTCTAAGCTTGAACAAGGGCTTTCTCTCTGCTTGAGTGGCTTGAAGCTACAATAACCAAGGTTGGGCCTTTTATTGCTCTTCCCTCGGGATTATTATATAGAGCATGAGGTTTNNNNNNNNNNNNNNNNNNNNNNNNNNNNNCGCCCTCTATTTATATGGAAAATACCATGTTAAaaatttacttttcttttttcatctaCTTCATTCGAAACGTTTAATTATTCGAATCTGACCCTACCAAACATTCGAAATACAAAAGTAAGTAaaaattcgaaactttcaaatattcGAAACAGAATTTTACCAGAAATTCGAAAGTTTCTATGatgatgaaactttcgaagttcatttttcccataaataatgaaactttcgaaactttcattgaatatgaaacttttgaaatgcaTAAAGTTTCGAACAatatgaaagttttgaaatgcaAAACTTTCGAACataatgaaactttcgaaaattcaactttcgaaagtttgaaattcaatgaaagtttcgaattttgaaaaattagtaataaatttaattaataaaaaatttaattagtaataattttcaaaattagtaataaatttatattcctaatttgaaaaattagtaataaatttcaaaattagtaataaattgctattcctaatttgaaaaattagtaataaatttagtaataaatttaattaataattaaaaaagttgaaaaattcgaaagtttcaaagtttttgaaactttcgaaacttgtttgaaactttcgaagaatATGTGTTTCGGAAGTTTCGGATTcatcgaaactttcaaaattttctgaaatttgtgtttcggaactttcaaattcatcaaaagttCCGAAAGTTATagcttcgaaagtttcacaTTCTTTCAAACTTTCAAAGGTTTCTAGAAAAGTTCATTTAATTCTGTTAATTTAGGTTTCGAATGTTTtgaatttaactaaaatttcgaaatatagaaaaataaaaaactcactttgaataatttcgaaagtttcaaacttttgaaAAGTCAAAAAGGGTAAGATAGTCAATATCAAAAATTGGGGGGAGGGGGGAGGGGGGGAGAGAGGTAAAAACCGGGGGGAGCGGAGGGGGCACAACACATTTCTCATAGAGCGTATGGACAAACACCATCagtgtcattgaatgaatatataattgatgacaatcaatttataaatataaattaaataaacccCTGCACCAAATGAGAAAACATCAACTTTATATTAAGATGATGAAATTACATACAAGCATAGACacaaaaaatatagtaaatacatgtgaaaattaattatttgtttaaaaagagagaaaataaaattaaatgaatgagttttttttaaatgaccTTAAATcactatgaaaataaaaataaatgacttgattattttttattgttgttcaaCTTGTGAAAATGTATAGAAGAAAATAGTCAGTcaagagaaaaatgtattttaataaaaaataaaaaaaagagagagagaaaagaaaaatatgtcaGTTGATttaaactaaatcaataataaaataaaaataaaaattagtcaaagtcaaattttatcacaaata
Protein-coding sequences here:
- the LOC101503772 gene encoding pentatricopeptide repeat-containing protein At1g80550, mitochondrial gives rise to the protein MRWPFPLTSSSTRFLRFRFIPFQSHSSHHNNFSTHNPIPVPITYPVLDQTTVRETLISFNNDWKRALEFFNWVQTEFNFPHSTETYNLILDILGKFFEFQQCWNLIHRMQNNPNSFPNHTTFRVMFKRYISAHCIDDAVQTFQRLNEFNLKDETSFSNLIDALCDHKHVLEAQDLVFGTQKTLTLSWKIDGIVVSSNNTKIYNIVLRGWYKLGWWSKCWEFWDEMDRKGVQKDLHSYSIYMDILSKGGKPWKAVKLFQEMKRKGIKLDVVVYNIAIRAIGVSQGVDFSIRLFREMKDAGFNPTVVTYNTIIRLLCDSYRYKEALALLRTMRHNGCFPTAVSYQCFFSCLEKPKLIVDLFDGMIESGVRPTMDTYVMLLKKFSRWGFLRLVFVVWNRMEQLGCSPDAAAYNALIDALVEKGLINMARKYDEEMLAKGLSPRPRKELGTKVLGGEFVEE